One Psilocybe cubensis strain MGC-MH-2018 chromosome 9, whole genome shotgun sequence genomic window, CTGTCTGCTCGAGAGCGATGTTCATGAACCCATCCAAGCAGGATAAAACACCTTGAAACAGGTTCAAATATCATCTATCAACGCGATAGAATTGACAACGTACCTCTGTAATCCACACCAGAAGTCAACCGAACGACAACCCGCTTTCCGACAACACCCTTCAAAAAATCGGTAGGCGACCCTGTATGTGActgaggcggaggtggaggaggagattgGGATTGAC contains:
- a CDS encoding U4/U6-U5 snRNP complex subunit lsm6, with the protein product MDESPRPPSPSRQSQSPPPPPPQSHTGSPTDFLKGVVGKRVVVRLTSGVDYRGVLSCLDGFMNIALEQTEEHVNGVITNRYGDTFVRGNNVLYISAAEPL